One Euphorbia lathyris chromosome 1, ddEupLath1.1, whole genome shotgun sequence DNA segment encodes these proteins:
- the LOC136217122 gene encoding putative F-box/LRR-repeat protein At3g18150, whose product FVRLNLISSSIKKSRSATSFTPPSFTIHEHRRRREELFTPQPPPSHRRPSPPPQESSFAAAVIFHSTIALLTRLERNGKQKVKKLKEKEDRISALPDSIIQHILSLLSSTKNAIQTSVLWKRWHKQWTRVPALIFNFHDFSGKDISYISRSIDNTLILHNCLKIQKFHIKSGGYNFAKDPNCNNVKLHFAITKQVEELILEFYGVDKFMFPNFFFNYASLVKLQLTKCSLMPNGRVNWEHLKYLYIESCLCTTLAIASVAAGSPLLESLEINDCLGFDRLAIASKSLKRLVLADALEYFVLEISCPNLVKFYFRARDICPSFRLSGAAIENVLSGSPSLESMELIECDVFEQLVIDSNSLKKLVLVEIQTDAIVISCPNLGELYLCSLFIERIKLINIPSSICATFDFNCYNEIYNENTVRMILEQLGHVKDLNLGRCLIKILSTLEMRSVCSTSINVKCLTFDGGPNFVENLPGIAYALRSSPKLEKLVITLRQHECETPWDFPDLNISGENYWNSKGADFNCLVSHLKIVKIFGLSEHDDQLNLAFNFIEFLLKNTRALEKMVVVMENRGPDFVFQVSQKLLSFSRFSRYSIVELLSSESPTISEYSSHLI is encoded by the exons ttTGTTAGACTAAACCTAATCTCCTCCTCCATCAAAAAAAGCCGCTCAGCCACCTCCTTCACACCGCCGTCCTTCACGATTCACGAACAcaggagaagaagagaagagctCTTCACGCCGCAGCCACCTCCTTCACACCGTCGTCCTTCACCGCCGCCGCAGGAATCCTCCTTCGCCGCCGCAG TAATCTTCCACAGCACCATAGCCTTACTTACAAGGTTGGAGAGAAATGGGAAGCAAAAGGTGAAGAAGTTGAAGGAGAAAGAAGATCGAATTAGTGCTTTACCAGATTCCATCATTCAACATATCCTCTCCCTTTTGTCATCAACCAAAAATGCTATTCAGACTAGTGTTTTATGGAAACGATGGCACAAACAATGGACTCGTGTCCCTgctctcattttcaatttccaTGATTTTTCTGGTAAAGACATCTCTTATATATCTAGATCCATTGACAATACTCTAATTCTTCATAACTGCTTGAAGATCCAGAAATTCCATATTAAATCAGGTGGCTATAACTTTGCAAAGGATCCTAACTGTAATAATGTGAAACTCCATTTCGCAATAACAAAACAGGTGGAGGAGCTAATCTTGGAGTTTTATGGCGTAGACAAGTTTATGTTTCCGAATTTCTTTTTCAACTATGCTTCATTGGTTAAATTACAGCTCACTAAGTGCAGTTTGATGCCCAATGGGAGGGTAAATTGGGAGCATCTTAAGTATTTGTATATAGAATCTTGTTTGTGTACTACTCTAGCTATTGCAAGTGTTGCAGCTGGCAGTCCTTTGCTTGAATCATTGGAAATTAACGACTGTTTAGGGTTTGATCGCCTTGCTATTGCTTCTAAATCGTTAAAAAGATTGGTTTTGGCAGATGCTCTTGAATATTTTGTTCTTGAGATTTCGTGTCCAAACCTTGTAAAATTCTATTTTAGGGCACGTGACATCTGCCCCTCTTTTAGGTTGTCCGGTGCAGCGATTGAAAATGTTTTATCTGGCAGCCCATCACTTGAATCGATGGAATTAATCGAATGTGATGTGTTTGAACAGCTTGTTATTGATTCAAACTCTTTGAAGAAATTAGTTTTAGTAGAGATTCAAACTGATGCAATTGTAATTTCATGTCCGAACCTTGGGGAATTGTATTTGTGTTCTTTGTTTATTGAAAGAATTAAATTGATAAATATACCATCTTCAATTTGTGCTACTTTCGACTTTAATTGTTATAATGagatttataatgaaaatacgGTGAGGATGATTCTTGAGCAGCTTGGCCATGTTAAGGACCTAAATTTGGGACGCTGCCTTATCAAG ATTCTATCAACTTTGGAGATGAGAAGTGTATGTTCTACATCAATCAAcgtaaagtgtttgacttttgATGGTGGTCCTAATTTTGTTGAGAACCTTCCTGGAATTGCATATGCTCTTCGCAGTTCTCCCAAGCTTGAGAAATTAGTTATAACTTTGCGGCAACATGAG TGTGAAACACCTTGGGATTTCCCGGACTTGAATATTTCGGGAGAGAACTACTGGAATTCAAAGGGAGCTGACTTCAATTGTTTGGTGTCACATTTGAAGATTGTTAAAATTTTCGGCCTCTCAGAGCATGATGATCAACTTAATCTTGCGTTCAACTTTATTGAATTTCTTTTGAAAAATACAAGAGCGTTGGAAAAGATGGTTGTGGTTATGGAAAATCGTGGACCTGATTTTGTGTTTCAAGTTTCTCAAAAGTTGTTAAgtttttcaagattttctcGGTACTCGATTGTGGAGTTGTTATCTTCCGAGTCACCAACAATATCTGAGTATTCATCGCACTTGATATAG
- the LOC136219141 gene encoding uncharacterized protein has protein sequence MAGTLKKSLISCANDNSRIQLPNSRVLVLGGSGRVGGSTAIALSKLCPELRIVIAGRNREKDAGMVAKLGDNSEFAEVNIDSLASLEAALTDVDLVVHAAGPFQQEEKRAR, from the exons atgGCGGGAACTCTGAAAAAAAGCTTAATTTCTTGCGCTAATGATAATTCCAGAATTCAACTTCCCAACTCGAGGGTTCTTGTATTAGGAGGGTCGGGTCGGGTTGGCGGGTCTACTGCCATTGCTCTTTCCAAGCTTTGCCCAGAACTTCGAATTGTAATTGCTGGTCGAAACAG GGAGAAAGACGCAGGCATGGTGGCTAAATTGGGGGACAATTCTGAATTTGCTGAAGTCAACATTGATAGCTTAGCCTCATTGGAAGCAGCTTTAACTG ATGTGGATCTTGTGGTTCATGCTGCAGGACCTTTTCAACAGGAAGAGAAGAGAGCAAGGTGA
- the LOC136219067 gene encoding uncharacterized protein, whose amino-acid sequence MELKSLHLYMNKLKIDDCNSRIRSLVFILHGYRLLSSSFLSVFSSPEMNFPSSSMDRVTEIDLNVDISHGDFRQNEIGYILPDLNGFEEAEALSIDLNDIEGEHIPYQTSKRKYLSNAQRRAIYDMLLQKSIDGKLPKGTTNSVASIFSVGIRLVQRVWKQWKNDGLHADVSHKRTKNCGRKRIQIDWNRFREIPLQQRTTLSSLAYAMDMKRTTMFRRLQSGAIRRHSNAIKPLLKEENKRSRLKFCISMLEESSIPHDPTFKEMYNIVHIDEKWFQMTKKNQNYYLLPDEEDPLRTCKSKNFIGKVMFLVALARPRFDVERNEIFSGKIGVFPLVTQMPAKRNSVNRAAGTLETKPINSITRDVIRSYLIGKVLPAIKEKWPRVDCRDPIFIQQDNARTHIDQNDEEFCQAASQGGFNIRLMCQPANSPDMNVLDLGFFSAIQALQYKESPTTVDELVHDVVKSYEDFPSWKSNRIFLTLQQCMIETMKIQGSNKYRIPHMKKAVLERESQLPTQLKCESELVQEVLNHLNRTT is encoded by the exons ATGGAATTGAAGAGTCTCCATTTATATATGAACAAATTAAAGATTGATGATTGTAACTCAAGAATACGTTCTCTGGTTTTTATCCTTCATGGTTATAGATTGctatcttcttctttcttgtCTGTTTTTTCTTCTCCAGAGATGAATTTTCCTTCATCATCCATGGACAGAGTGACTGAAATAGATCTAAATGTTGATATTAGTCATGGAGATTTCAGACAAAATGAAATAGGCTATATTCTACCAGACCTTAATGGCTTTGAGGAAGCAGAAGCTTTGAGTATTGATCTCAATG ATATAGAAGGTGAACATATACCATACCAGACAAGTAAGAGGAAATATTTATCCAATGCTCAACGTCGAGCAATATACGATATGTTGTTACAGAAAAGCATTGATGGAAAATTGCCTAAAGGGACGACCAATTCAGTGGCATCAATATTTTCGGTTGGTATTCGGCTTGTTCAACGCGTTTGGAAACAATGGAAAAATGACGGATTACATGCTGATGTTTCGCATAAAAGGACAAAGAATTGTGGTCGTAAGAGAATTCAGATTGACTGGAATCGATTTCGTGAAATCCCTTTGCAGCAGCGGACAACCCTTAGCTCTTTAGCTTATGCTATGGACATGAAAAGGACTACAATGTTTAGACGTTTGCAATCTGGAGCAATACGAAGACATTCAAATGCTataaaacctcttttaaagGAAGAAAATAAGAGATCCCGGTTGAAATTTTGCATATCAATGCTTGAAGAAAGCAGTATCCCACATGATCCAACGTTTAAAGAGATGTACAATATTGTCCATATTGATGAGAAATGGTTCCAGATGacaaagaaaaatcagaattaTTACTTACTTCCGGATGAAGAAGACCCATTACGCACATGTAAAAGCAAAAACTTTATTGGGAAAGTCATGTTTTTAGTTGCCTTAGCTCGACCAAGATTTGATGTTGAAAGAAATGAAATTTTCTCTGGGAAGATCGGTGTGTTTCCTTTGGTTACTCAAATGCCAGCCAAAAGGAACAGTGTTAACAGAGCTGCAGGGACTTTAGAGACTAAACCAATAAATTCAATTACTAGAGATGTTATAAGGTCTTACTTGATCGGTAAAGTACTACCGGCAATTAAGGAAAAATGGCCAAGAGTAGATTGTAGGGATCCAATATTTATTCAGCAGGACAATGCAAGAACACACATTGATCAAAACGATGAAGAATTTTGCCAAGCTGCTAGCCAAGGTGGGTTTAATATTCGTTTGATGTGTCAACCTGCTAACTCTCCAGATATGAATGTCTTGGATCTCGGGTTTTTTAGTGCAATTCAGGCTTTACAGTATAAGGAGTCACCGACTACAGTTGATGAGCTTGTACATGATGTGGTGAAATCGTATGAGGATTTTCCTTCATGGAAGTCCAACCGAATTTTTTTGACATTACAACAGTGCATGATAGAAACAATGAAAATTCAAGGTTCTAACAAATACAGAATTCCTCATATGAAAAAGGCAGTGTTAGAAAGAGAGAGCCAGCTTCCTACTCAACTAAAATGTGAATCTGAATTAGTACAAGAAGTACTTAATCATCTTAATAGAACAACTTGA